The following are from one region of the Magallana gigas chromosome 6, xbMagGiga1.1, whole genome shotgun sequence genome:
- the LOC105317815 gene encoding katanin p60 ATPase-containing subunit A-like 2 isoform X2: MNPMSELSYQAIRTANQAREADELRTDTRKKNLLILVLNYMHEEGYVDSAQSLARETNIDLSKYEVCDNIDLETIIMEYESYYYVKFSKYPKITKKLGPQSAGDRRGGSHKVATRTNSLTRRVKSGSQSAHQLNGKNSASTTPSLPRIPQNGRASPPPPVSGGRPKSGVQPGGRQARATQSSTRRPNGLPEKNEKMLCRVVVSDNEIKSYRDMMKMNGVTNGSDPGLALQGLTVQGSNNNNNPDNRPVEDPAQRRGKPGQIIDIRSMINEATKLNAEEGMDGQDRLLKPLGGYVGYNSEWRELAQVISRDIYSENPNVKWDDIIGLEEAKRLSKEAVVYPIKYPQLFKGILSPWKGLLLYGPPGTGKTLLAKAIATECQTTFFNISASSIVSKWRGDSEKLVRVLFEMARFYAPSTIFLDELEAIMSQRGSQGGSGEHEGSRRMKTELLVQMDGLSKTDDLVFLLAASNLPWELDQAMLRRLEKRIIVDLPTFEARKAMFKHHLPTVVVPKEGGLELLSNLDYDLLATKTEGYSGSDLRLVCKEAAMRPVRKIFDALEKNDHGDLHIRLDTITTSDVMKAIDRTKPSAGRMKERYAAWQREYESV; the protein is encoded by the exons ATGAATCCGATGTCTGAGTTAAGCTATCAGGCTATCCGCACGGCTAACCAAGCCAGAGAGGCG GATGAGCTGAGAACTGATACAAGAAAGAAAAACTTATTAATTCTTGTTTTGAATTATATGCACGAAGAAGG GTATGTGGATTCAGCTCAAAGTTTAGCAAGGGAAACCAACATTGACCTCAGTAAATATGAAGTCTGTGACAACATTGACTTGGAGACCATTATTATGGAATATGAGTCGTACTACTATGTCAAATTCTCTAAGTATCCCAAAATCACCAAAAAGTTAGGACCACAAAGTG CTGGAGACAGAAGGGGCGGGTCTCACAAGGTCGCAACAAGGACAAACAG TTTAACACGGCGAGTGAAGTCGGGCTCTCAGTCTGCCCATCAACTTAACGG CAAAAACTCAGCTTCCACAACTCCATCTCTACCCAGAATTCCACAGAATGGTCGAGCCAGTCCCCCTCCCCCAGTGTCCGGGGGGAGACCAAAGTCAGGGGTACAGCCTGGGGGAAGGCAAGCACGAGCCACCCAGTCATCAACCCGAAGGCCAAACGGACTACCGGAAAAGAACGAGAAAATG CTGTGCCGGGTGGTAGTGTCTGATAACGAAATAAAG AGTTATAGGGACATGATGAAA ATGAATGGAGTGACTAATGGTAGTGACCCAGGGCTAGCACTACAAGGACTGACTGTCCAGGGCagcaataacaacaacaacccaGATAACCGACCAGTAGAGGACCCCGCCCAGAGGAGGGGCAAG cCTGGACAGATCATTGACATCAGATCAATGATCAATGAAGCCACAAAGTTAAACGCAGAAGAAGGAATGGATGGTCAG GATCGTCTTCTTAAGCCGCTTGGTGGATATGTAGGCTACAACAGTGAATGGAGAGAATTAGCTCAAGTCATTAGTAGG GATATTTACTCAGAAAACCCCAATGTAAAATGGGATGATATAATTGGCTTGGAAGAAGCCAAGAGACTCTCCAAAGAGGCAGTTGTTTACCCAATAAAG TATCCTCAACTATTTAAAGGAATCCTTTCACCTTGGAAGGGCCTTTTATTGTATGGTCCCCCAG GTACAGGGAAAACCCTCTTAGCGAAAGCAATAGCCACAGAATGCCAAAcaacatttttcaatatatcaGCCTCAAGTATAGTCAGTAAATGGAGAGGTGACTCAGAAAAACTAGTCAGG GTGCTATTTGAAATGGCTAGGTTCTATGCTCCTTCCACGATATTTTTGGATGAGTTGGAGGCTATAATGAGTCAAAGAGGATCACAAGGGGGCAGTGG GGAGCATGAAGGAAGTAGGAGAATGAAAACAGAACTTTTGGTGCAAATGGATGGTCTATCCAAAACTGATGACTTAGTCTTTCTCTTAGCAGCTTCAAATTTACCATG GGAATTGGATCAAGCAATGCTTCGTCGATTAGAGAAGAGGATTATTGTAGATCTGCCCACTTTTGAGGCCAGGAAAGCTATGTTCAAACATCATCTTCCCACTGTTGTTGTACCCAAAGAAGGGGGGCTGGAACTACTGAGCAATCTGGATTATGATCTCCTAGCTACA AAAACAGAGGGGTATTCTGGTTCTGACCTTAGACTGGTCTGTAAAGAAGCAGCCATGAGGCCTGTCAGAAAAATCTTTGATGCCTTGGAGAAAAATGATCATG GTGACCTTCATATCCGTCTTGATACTATCACCACATCCGATGTGATGAAAGCCATCGACAGAACCAAACCCTCGGCAGGCAGAATGAAAGAGCGATACGCAGCATGGCAGAGGGAGTACGAGTCAGTATGA
- the LOC105317815 gene encoding katanin p60 ATPase-containing subunit A-like 2 isoform X3 — MNPMSELSYQAIRTANQAREADELRTDTRKKNLLILVLNYMHEEGYVDSAQSLARETNIDLSKYEVCDNIDLETIIMEYESYYYVKFSKYPKITKKLGPQSAGDRRGGSHKVATRTNSLTRRVKSGSQSAHQLNGKNSASTTPSLPRIPQNGRASPPPPVSGGRPKSGVQPGGRQARATQSSTRRPNGLPEKNEKMLCRVVVSDNEIKFKGNKFKMNGVTNGSDPGLALQGLTVQGSNNNNNPDNRPVEDPAQRRGKPGQIIDIRSMINEATKLNAEEGMDGQDRLLKPLGGYVGYNSEWRELAQVISRDIYSENPNVKWDDIIGLEEAKRLSKEAVVYPIKYPQLFKGILSPWKGLLLYGPPGTGKTLLAKAIATECQTTFFNISASSIVSKWRGDSEKLVRVLFEMARFYAPSTIFLDELEAIMSQRGSQGGSGEHEGSRRMKTELLVQMDGLSKTDDLVFLLAASNLPWELDQAMLRRLEKRIIVDLPTFEARKAMFKHHLPTVVVPKEGGLELLSNLDYDLLATKTEGYSGSDLRLVCKEAAMRPVRKIFDALEKNDHGDLHIRLDTITTSDVMKAIDRTKPSAGRMKERYAAWQREYESV; from the exons ATGAATCCGATGTCTGAGTTAAGCTATCAGGCTATCCGCACGGCTAACCAAGCCAGAGAGGCG GATGAGCTGAGAACTGATACAAGAAAGAAAAACTTATTAATTCTTGTTTTGAATTATATGCACGAAGAAGG GTATGTGGATTCAGCTCAAAGTTTAGCAAGGGAAACCAACATTGACCTCAGTAAATATGAAGTCTGTGACAACATTGACTTGGAGACCATTATTATGGAATATGAGTCGTACTACTATGTCAAATTCTCTAAGTATCCCAAAATCACCAAAAAGTTAGGACCACAAAGTG CTGGAGACAGAAGGGGCGGGTCTCACAAGGTCGCAACAAGGACAAACAG TTTAACACGGCGAGTGAAGTCGGGCTCTCAGTCTGCCCATCAACTTAACGG CAAAAACTCAGCTTCCACAACTCCATCTCTACCCAGAATTCCACAGAATGGTCGAGCCAGTCCCCCTCCCCCAGTGTCCGGGGGGAGACCAAAGTCAGGGGTACAGCCTGGGGGAAGGCAAGCACGAGCCACCCAGTCATCAACCCGAAGGCCAAACGGACTACCGGAAAAGAACGAGAAAATG CTGTGCCGGGTGGTAGTGTCTGATAACGAAATAAAG TTTAAGGGCAATAAGTTCAAG ATGAATGGAGTGACTAATGGTAGTGACCCAGGGCTAGCACTACAAGGACTGACTGTCCAGGGCagcaataacaacaacaacccaGATAACCGACCAGTAGAGGACCCCGCCCAGAGGAGGGGCAAG cCTGGACAGATCATTGACATCAGATCAATGATCAATGAAGCCACAAAGTTAAACGCAGAAGAAGGAATGGATGGTCAG GATCGTCTTCTTAAGCCGCTTGGTGGATATGTAGGCTACAACAGTGAATGGAGAGAATTAGCTCAAGTCATTAGTAGG GATATTTACTCAGAAAACCCCAATGTAAAATGGGATGATATAATTGGCTTGGAAGAAGCCAAGAGACTCTCCAAAGAGGCAGTTGTTTACCCAATAAAG TATCCTCAACTATTTAAAGGAATCCTTTCACCTTGGAAGGGCCTTTTATTGTATGGTCCCCCAG GTACAGGGAAAACCCTCTTAGCGAAAGCAATAGCCACAGAATGCCAAAcaacatttttcaatatatcaGCCTCAAGTATAGTCAGTAAATGGAGAGGTGACTCAGAAAAACTAGTCAGG GTGCTATTTGAAATGGCTAGGTTCTATGCTCCTTCCACGATATTTTTGGATGAGTTGGAGGCTATAATGAGTCAAAGAGGATCACAAGGGGGCAGTGG GGAGCATGAAGGAAGTAGGAGAATGAAAACAGAACTTTTGGTGCAAATGGATGGTCTATCCAAAACTGATGACTTAGTCTTTCTCTTAGCAGCTTCAAATTTACCATG GGAATTGGATCAAGCAATGCTTCGTCGATTAGAGAAGAGGATTATTGTAGATCTGCCCACTTTTGAGGCCAGGAAAGCTATGTTCAAACATCATCTTCCCACTGTTGTTGTACCCAAAGAAGGGGGGCTGGAACTACTGAGCAATCTGGATTATGATCTCCTAGCTACA AAAACAGAGGGGTATTCTGGTTCTGACCTTAGACTGGTCTGTAAAGAAGCAGCCATGAGGCCTGTCAGAAAAATCTTTGATGCCTTGGAGAAAAATGATCATG GTGACCTTCATATCCGTCTTGATACTATCACCACATCCGATGTGATGAAAGCCATCGACAGAACCAAACCCTCGGCAGGCAGAATGAAAGAGCGATACGCAGCATGGCAGAGGGAGTACGAGTCAGTATGA
- the LOC105317815 gene encoding katanin p60 ATPase-containing subunit A-like 2 isoform X1, which produces MNPMSELSYQAIRTANQAREADELRTDTRKKNLLILVLNYMHEEGYVDSAQSLARETNIDLSKYEVCDNIDLETIIMEYESYYYVKFSKYPKITKKLGPQSAGDRRGGSHKVATRTNSLTRRVKSGSQSAHQLNGKNSASTTPSLPRIPQNGRASPPPPVSGGRPKSGVQPGGRQARATQSSTRRPNGLPEKNEKMLCRVVVSDNEIKFKGNKFKSYRDMMKMNGVTNGSDPGLALQGLTVQGSNNNNNPDNRPVEDPAQRRGKPGQIIDIRSMINEATKLNAEEGMDGQDRLLKPLGGYVGYNSEWRELAQVISRDIYSENPNVKWDDIIGLEEAKRLSKEAVVYPIKYPQLFKGILSPWKGLLLYGPPGTGKTLLAKAIATECQTTFFNISASSIVSKWRGDSEKLVRVLFEMARFYAPSTIFLDELEAIMSQRGSQGGSGEHEGSRRMKTELLVQMDGLSKTDDLVFLLAASNLPWELDQAMLRRLEKRIIVDLPTFEARKAMFKHHLPTVVVPKEGGLELLSNLDYDLLATKTEGYSGSDLRLVCKEAAMRPVRKIFDALEKNDHGDLHIRLDTITTSDVMKAIDRTKPSAGRMKERYAAWQREYESV; this is translated from the exons ATGAATCCGATGTCTGAGTTAAGCTATCAGGCTATCCGCACGGCTAACCAAGCCAGAGAGGCG GATGAGCTGAGAACTGATACAAGAAAGAAAAACTTATTAATTCTTGTTTTGAATTATATGCACGAAGAAGG GTATGTGGATTCAGCTCAAAGTTTAGCAAGGGAAACCAACATTGACCTCAGTAAATATGAAGTCTGTGACAACATTGACTTGGAGACCATTATTATGGAATATGAGTCGTACTACTATGTCAAATTCTCTAAGTATCCCAAAATCACCAAAAAGTTAGGACCACAAAGTG CTGGAGACAGAAGGGGCGGGTCTCACAAGGTCGCAACAAGGACAAACAG TTTAACACGGCGAGTGAAGTCGGGCTCTCAGTCTGCCCATCAACTTAACGG CAAAAACTCAGCTTCCACAACTCCATCTCTACCCAGAATTCCACAGAATGGTCGAGCCAGTCCCCCTCCCCCAGTGTCCGGGGGGAGACCAAAGTCAGGGGTACAGCCTGGGGGAAGGCAAGCACGAGCCACCCAGTCATCAACCCGAAGGCCAAACGGACTACCGGAAAAGAACGAGAAAATG CTGTGCCGGGTGGTAGTGTCTGATAACGAAATAAAG TTTAAGGGCAATAAGTTCAAG AGTTATAGGGACATGATGAAA ATGAATGGAGTGACTAATGGTAGTGACCCAGGGCTAGCACTACAAGGACTGACTGTCCAGGGCagcaataacaacaacaacccaGATAACCGACCAGTAGAGGACCCCGCCCAGAGGAGGGGCAAG cCTGGACAGATCATTGACATCAGATCAATGATCAATGAAGCCACAAAGTTAAACGCAGAAGAAGGAATGGATGGTCAG GATCGTCTTCTTAAGCCGCTTGGTGGATATGTAGGCTACAACAGTGAATGGAGAGAATTAGCTCAAGTCATTAGTAGG GATATTTACTCAGAAAACCCCAATGTAAAATGGGATGATATAATTGGCTTGGAAGAAGCCAAGAGACTCTCCAAAGAGGCAGTTGTTTACCCAATAAAG TATCCTCAACTATTTAAAGGAATCCTTTCACCTTGGAAGGGCCTTTTATTGTATGGTCCCCCAG GTACAGGGAAAACCCTCTTAGCGAAAGCAATAGCCACAGAATGCCAAAcaacatttttcaatatatcaGCCTCAAGTATAGTCAGTAAATGGAGAGGTGACTCAGAAAAACTAGTCAGG GTGCTATTTGAAATGGCTAGGTTCTATGCTCCTTCCACGATATTTTTGGATGAGTTGGAGGCTATAATGAGTCAAAGAGGATCACAAGGGGGCAGTGG GGAGCATGAAGGAAGTAGGAGAATGAAAACAGAACTTTTGGTGCAAATGGATGGTCTATCCAAAACTGATGACTTAGTCTTTCTCTTAGCAGCTTCAAATTTACCATG GGAATTGGATCAAGCAATGCTTCGTCGATTAGAGAAGAGGATTATTGTAGATCTGCCCACTTTTGAGGCCAGGAAAGCTATGTTCAAACATCATCTTCCCACTGTTGTTGTACCCAAAGAAGGGGGGCTGGAACTACTGAGCAATCTGGATTATGATCTCCTAGCTACA AAAACAGAGGGGTATTCTGGTTCTGACCTTAGACTGGTCTGTAAAGAAGCAGCCATGAGGCCTGTCAGAAAAATCTTTGATGCCTTGGAGAAAAATGATCATG GTGACCTTCATATCCGTCTTGATACTATCACCACATCCGATGTGATGAAAGCCATCGACAGAACCAAACCCTCGGCAGGCAGAATGAAAGAGCGATACGCAGCATGGCAGAGGGAGTACGAGTCAGTATGA
- the LOC105317815 gene encoding katanin p60 ATPase-containing subunit A-like 2 isoform X6 — MNPMSELSYQAIRTANQAREADELRTDTRKKNLLILVLNYMHEEGYVDSAQSLARETNIDLSKYEVCDNIDLETIIMEYESYYYVKFSKYPKITKKLGPQSAGDRRGGSHKVATRTNSLTRRVKSGSQSAHQLNGKNSASTTPSLPRIPQNGRASPPPPVSGGRPKSGVQPGGRQARATQSSTRRPNGLPEKNEKMLCRVVVSDNEIKMNGVTNGSDPGLALQGLTVQGSNNNNNPDNRPVEDPAQRRGKPGQIIDIRSMINEATKLNAEEGMDGQDRLLKPLGGYVGYNSEWRELAQVISRDIYSENPNVKWDDIIGLEEAKRLSKEAVVYPIKYPQLFKGILSPWKGLLLYGPPGTGKTLLAKAIATECQTTFFNISASSIVSKWRGDSEKLVRVLFEMARFYAPSTIFLDELEAIMSQRGSQGGSGEHEGSRRMKTELLVQMDGLSKTDDLVFLLAASNLPWELDQAMLRRLEKRIIVDLPTFEARKAMFKHHLPTVVVPKEGGLELLSNLDYDLLATKTEGYSGSDLRLVCKEAAMRPVRKIFDALEKNDHGDLHIRLDTITTSDVMKAIDRTKPSAGRMKERYAAWQREYESV, encoded by the exons ATGAATCCGATGTCTGAGTTAAGCTATCAGGCTATCCGCACGGCTAACCAAGCCAGAGAGGCG GATGAGCTGAGAACTGATACAAGAAAGAAAAACTTATTAATTCTTGTTTTGAATTATATGCACGAAGAAGG GTATGTGGATTCAGCTCAAAGTTTAGCAAGGGAAACCAACATTGACCTCAGTAAATATGAAGTCTGTGACAACATTGACTTGGAGACCATTATTATGGAATATGAGTCGTACTACTATGTCAAATTCTCTAAGTATCCCAAAATCACCAAAAAGTTAGGACCACAAAGTG CTGGAGACAGAAGGGGCGGGTCTCACAAGGTCGCAACAAGGACAAACAG TTTAACACGGCGAGTGAAGTCGGGCTCTCAGTCTGCCCATCAACTTAACGG CAAAAACTCAGCTTCCACAACTCCATCTCTACCCAGAATTCCACAGAATGGTCGAGCCAGTCCCCCTCCCCCAGTGTCCGGGGGGAGACCAAAGTCAGGGGTACAGCCTGGGGGAAGGCAAGCACGAGCCACCCAGTCATCAACCCGAAGGCCAAACGGACTACCGGAAAAGAACGAGAAAATG CTGTGCCGGGTGGTAGTGTCTGATAACGAAATAAAG ATGAATGGAGTGACTAATGGTAGTGACCCAGGGCTAGCACTACAAGGACTGACTGTCCAGGGCagcaataacaacaacaacccaGATAACCGACCAGTAGAGGACCCCGCCCAGAGGAGGGGCAAG cCTGGACAGATCATTGACATCAGATCAATGATCAATGAAGCCACAAAGTTAAACGCAGAAGAAGGAATGGATGGTCAG GATCGTCTTCTTAAGCCGCTTGGTGGATATGTAGGCTACAACAGTGAATGGAGAGAATTAGCTCAAGTCATTAGTAGG GATATTTACTCAGAAAACCCCAATGTAAAATGGGATGATATAATTGGCTTGGAAGAAGCCAAGAGACTCTCCAAAGAGGCAGTTGTTTACCCAATAAAG TATCCTCAACTATTTAAAGGAATCCTTTCACCTTGGAAGGGCCTTTTATTGTATGGTCCCCCAG GTACAGGGAAAACCCTCTTAGCGAAAGCAATAGCCACAGAATGCCAAAcaacatttttcaatatatcaGCCTCAAGTATAGTCAGTAAATGGAGAGGTGACTCAGAAAAACTAGTCAGG GTGCTATTTGAAATGGCTAGGTTCTATGCTCCTTCCACGATATTTTTGGATGAGTTGGAGGCTATAATGAGTCAAAGAGGATCACAAGGGGGCAGTGG GGAGCATGAAGGAAGTAGGAGAATGAAAACAGAACTTTTGGTGCAAATGGATGGTCTATCCAAAACTGATGACTTAGTCTTTCTCTTAGCAGCTTCAAATTTACCATG GGAATTGGATCAAGCAATGCTTCGTCGATTAGAGAAGAGGATTATTGTAGATCTGCCCACTTTTGAGGCCAGGAAAGCTATGTTCAAACATCATCTTCCCACTGTTGTTGTACCCAAAGAAGGGGGGCTGGAACTACTGAGCAATCTGGATTATGATCTCCTAGCTACA AAAACAGAGGGGTATTCTGGTTCTGACCTTAGACTGGTCTGTAAAGAAGCAGCCATGAGGCCTGTCAGAAAAATCTTTGATGCCTTGGAGAAAAATGATCATG GTGACCTTCATATCCGTCTTGATACTATCACCACATCCGATGTGATGAAAGCCATCGACAGAACCAAACCCTCGGCAGGCAGAATGAAAGAGCGATACGCAGCATGGCAGAGGGAGTACGAGTCAGTATGA
- the LOC105317815 gene encoding katanin p60 ATPase-containing subunit A-like 2 isoform X4 gives MNPMSELSYQAIRTANQAREADELRTDTRKKNLLILVLNYMHEEGYVDSAQSLARETNIDLSKYEVCDNIDLETIIMEYESYYYVKFSKYPKITKKLGPQSAGDRRGGSHKVATRTNSLTRRVKSGSQSAHQLNGKNSASTTPSLPRIPQNGRASPPPPVSGGRPKSGVQPGGRQARATQSSTRRPNGLPEKNEKMFKGNKFKSYRDMMKMNGVTNGSDPGLALQGLTVQGSNNNNNPDNRPVEDPAQRRGKPGQIIDIRSMINEATKLNAEEGMDGQDRLLKPLGGYVGYNSEWRELAQVISRDIYSENPNVKWDDIIGLEEAKRLSKEAVVYPIKYPQLFKGILSPWKGLLLYGPPGTGKTLLAKAIATECQTTFFNISASSIVSKWRGDSEKLVRVLFEMARFYAPSTIFLDELEAIMSQRGSQGGSGEHEGSRRMKTELLVQMDGLSKTDDLVFLLAASNLPWELDQAMLRRLEKRIIVDLPTFEARKAMFKHHLPTVVVPKEGGLELLSNLDYDLLATKTEGYSGSDLRLVCKEAAMRPVRKIFDALEKNDHGDLHIRLDTITTSDVMKAIDRTKPSAGRMKERYAAWQREYESV, from the exons ATGAATCCGATGTCTGAGTTAAGCTATCAGGCTATCCGCACGGCTAACCAAGCCAGAGAGGCG GATGAGCTGAGAACTGATACAAGAAAGAAAAACTTATTAATTCTTGTTTTGAATTATATGCACGAAGAAGG GTATGTGGATTCAGCTCAAAGTTTAGCAAGGGAAACCAACATTGACCTCAGTAAATATGAAGTCTGTGACAACATTGACTTGGAGACCATTATTATGGAATATGAGTCGTACTACTATGTCAAATTCTCTAAGTATCCCAAAATCACCAAAAAGTTAGGACCACAAAGTG CTGGAGACAGAAGGGGCGGGTCTCACAAGGTCGCAACAAGGACAAACAG TTTAACACGGCGAGTGAAGTCGGGCTCTCAGTCTGCCCATCAACTTAACGG CAAAAACTCAGCTTCCACAACTCCATCTCTACCCAGAATTCCACAGAATGGTCGAGCCAGTCCCCCTCCCCCAGTGTCCGGGGGGAGACCAAAGTCAGGGGTACAGCCTGGGGGAAGGCAAGCACGAGCCACCCAGTCATCAACCCGAAGGCCAAACGGACTACCGGAAAAGAACGAGAAAATG TTTAAGGGCAATAAGTTCAAG AGTTATAGGGACATGATGAAA ATGAATGGAGTGACTAATGGTAGTGACCCAGGGCTAGCACTACAAGGACTGACTGTCCAGGGCagcaataacaacaacaacccaGATAACCGACCAGTAGAGGACCCCGCCCAGAGGAGGGGCAAG cCTGGACAGATCATTGACATCAGATCAATGATCAATGAAGCCACAAAGTTAAACGCAGAAGAAGGAATGGATGGTCAG GATCGTCTTCTTAAGCCGCTTGGTGGATATGTAGGCTACAACAGTGAATGGAGAGAATTAGCTCAAGTCATTAGTAGG GATATTTACTCAGAAAACCCCAATGTAAAATGGGATGATATAATTGGCTTGGAAGAAGCCAAGAGACTCTCCAAAGAGGCAGTTGTTTACCCAATAAAG TATCCTCAACTATTTAAAGGAATCCTTTCACCTTGGAAGGGCCTTTTATTGTATGGTCCCCCAG GTACAGGGAAAACCCTCTTAGCGAAAGCAATAGCCACAGAATGCCAAAcaacatttttcaatatatcaGCCTCAAGTATAGTCAGTAAATGGAGAGGTGACTCAGAAAAACTAGTCAGG GTGCTATTTGAAATGGCTAGGTTCTATGCTCCTTCCACGATATTTTTGGATGAGTTGGAGGCTATAATGAGTCAAAGAGGATCACAAGGGGGCAGTGG GGAGCATGAAGGAAGTAGGAGAATGAAAACAGAACTTTTGGTGCAAATGGATGGTCTATCCAAAACTGATGACTTAGTCTTTCTCTTAGCAGCTTCAAATTTACCATG GGAATTGGATCAAGCAATGCTTCGTCGATTAGAGAAGAGGATTATTGTAGATCTGCCCACTTTTGAGGCCAGGAAAGCTATGTTCAAACATCATCTTCCCACTGTTGTTGTACCCAAAGAAGGGGGGCTGGAACTACTGAGCAATCTGGATTATGATCTCCTAGCTACA AAAACAGAGGGGTATTCTGGTTCTGACCTTAGACTGGTCTGTAAAGAAGCAGCCATGAGGCCTGTCAGAAAAATCTTTGATGCCTTGGAGAAAAATGATCATG GTGACCTTCATATCCGTCTTGATACTATCACCACATCCGATGTGATGAAAGCCATCGACAGAACCAAACCCTCGGCAGGCAGAATGAAAGAGCGATACGCAGCATGGCAGAGGGAGTACGAGTCAGTATGA